One segment of Shewanella piezotolerans WP3 DNA contains the following:
- a CDS encoding sugar phosphate nucleotidyltransferase: MKGMILAAGKGTRIKPISYAIPKPMVPILGKPVMESMIQLFAKSGIDKIVINTSHLAEIIENYFGDGHHFNVQLSYSYEATEVDGKFVSQALGSAGGMRKVQDFSGFFDETFVVVCGDAWIDLDLKAAVEHHKKHGGIATIITREVPSSEVSKYGVVVTDKYEQVVSFQEKPLESEALSNKINTGIYIFEPAVFDFIPKNAEFDIGSDLFPLLVERKAHFYAVNMDFQWLDVGKVKDVWEVTSDILNGKVKGYPIPGTQLAPGVWVGINTQIDISKCKITPPVIISSGCEIQNGATIIGPAVVGANCKVDAKSLVSNTLICDYIHLADDAYIVNKTMFGDYLLGHDGYTQLLADCQYVHILQNRNVSRPLTGQASIDDIYNTRQTPTAKPVPLQQVK; the protein is encoded by the coding sequence ATGAAAGGAATGATCTTAGCCGCAGGGAAAGGCACACGTATTAAGCCAATATCTTATGCTATTCCAAAACCTATGGTTCCTATTTTGGGGAAACCCGTAATGGAGTCAATGATCCAGCTATTCGCCAAAAGCGGGATTGATAAAATAGTTATAAATACTAGTCATTTAGCCGAAATTATTGAGAACTACTTCGGCGATGGTCACCATTTCAATGTGCAGCTTTCCTATTCCTATGAAGCGACTGAAGTTGACGGTAAGTTTGTAAGTCAAGCACTCGGTTCAGCTGGCGGCATGCGTAAAGTACAGGATTTCTCCGGCTTCTTCGATGAAACATTTGTGGTGGTTTGTGGCGATGCATGGATTGATCTCGATCTTAAAGCGGCGGTAGAACACCACAAAAAACATGGTGGGATCGCGACCATTATTACTCGTGAAGTTCCCTCTTCTGAAGTGAGTAAATACGGTGTTGTAGTCACAGATAAATATGAGCAGGTCGTTAGTTTTCAAGAAAAGCCGTTAGAGTCAGAAGCACTGTCGAATAAGATCAATACGGGGATCTATATTTTTGAACCTGCCGTGTTTGACTTTATTCCTAAAAATGCTGAGTTTGATATTGGTAGCGATCTCTTCCCACTATTGGTGGAAAGAAAAGCTCATTTTTATGCCGTTAACATGGATTTCCAGTGGTTGGATGTCGGTAAAGTTAAAGATGTTTGGGAAGTAACCAGCGATATCCTGAACGGTAAAGTAAAAGGGTACCCAATACCAGGTACTCAGCTCGCACCTGGTGTTTGGGTCGGTATTAATACTCAAATAGATATCTCTAAATGTAAGATCACGCCTCCTGTCATTATCAGTAGCGGCTGCGAAATTCAAAATGGCGCGACCATCATAGGTCCTGCTGTTGTGGGGGCGAATTGCAAAGTCGACGCTAAGAGCCTAGTTAGCAATACCCTCATTTGCGATTACATCCATCTCGCTGACGATGCTTACATAGTGAACAAAACCATGTTTGGTGACTACTTGCTCGGTCACGATGGTTACACCCAGCTGTTGGCCGATTGTCAGTATGTGCATATTTTGCAAAACCGTAATGTGTCCCGGCCTTTAACAGGGCAAGCCAGTATCGACGATATCTATAACACACGGCAAACTCCGACGGCTAAACCGGTGCCGCTTCAACAGGTGAAATAA
- a CDS encoding glycosyltransferase: MKMHKEDLEQIYRSASNQFDLTESSHQICLLELADSLLDLKQTSPAQLSALAQKEDCPLAFKLAVKLVQSRKYLKQISKPISIGIVFAMWGEHHRLLEKSPSNINGENSLLTKVTQLNWACKGTKVNWQLYPVDDGCPHGSFTIANRIASRSSQPEKISVLNLKDGISATKGPLAKLKNVDDSRKGGAIIHGCMQALDDGVDAVIYTDADNSVHMGQLGLILAPFVANNAQVVLGNRKDPLSILVKQEQRWGIGIKTLRHMQRMVGSAIFSQGIYDTQAAYKLFSREALVTILEQPTVFDFSFDTDWILAAMQQQQHIATVPFAFIDSAAESASITQGPMSTWLTLLQGLVKALRARGADYNQEMAQLIDKEIKTAEDLDRIIDLLPEELLHASDAELGNPQLMSPAALKQWLSKVRAEQLATIT; this comes from the coding sequence ATGAAAATGCATAAAGAAGATCTCGAACAAATCTACCGCTCTGCTAGCAACCAATTTGACCTAACCGAATCCTCTCATCAGATTTGTCTCCTTGAACTAGCAGATTCTTTACTCGATCTAAAACAGACCTCCCCTGCACAGCTTTCCGCATTGGCTCAAAAAGAGGATTGTCCGCTGGCATTCAAGCTAGCAGTAAAGCTAGTGCAATCACGCAAATACTTAAAACAGATCAGCAAACCTATCTCCATTGGAATTGTCTTTGCCATGTGGGGTGAGCACCACAGGTTACTAGAAAAGAGTCCTTCGAATATCAACGGTGAAAACTCTTTGCTGACCAAAGTCACTCAACTTAATTGGGCATGTAAAGGCACCAAGGTAAATTGGCAACTTTACCCTGTTGACGACGGATGCCCTCACGGCAGTTTCACTATAGCCAATCGCATAGCAAGCAGAAGTTCACAACCAGAAAAGATATCGGTACTCAACCTCAAAGACGGCATTTCTGCGACTAAGGGGCCACTCGCTAAACTCAAAAATGTAGATGACTCCAGAAAAGGCGGCGCTATTATTCATGGCTGCATGCAAGCGCTAGACGATGGCGTAGATGCAGTGATCTATACCGATGCAGACAACTCAGTGCATATGGGACAACTCGGGCTCATATTAGCTCCATTTGTCGCGAACAACGCTCAGGTTGTACTGGGTAACCGTAAAGACCCGCTGTCTATCTTAGTCAAACAAGAGCAGCGCTGGGGGATCGGCATTAAAACCCTTAGACATATGCAAAGAATGGTTGGCTCAGCCATTTTTTCACAAGGAATTTACGACACCCAAGCAGCTTATAAACTCTTTAGTCGTGAAGCGTTAGTTACTATTCTCGAGCAGCCGACCGTATTTGACTTCTCCTTCGATACCGACTGGATTTTAGCTGCGATGCAACAGCAACAGCATATTGCCACCGTACCTTTTGCTTTTATCGACTCAGCTGCAGAGTCGGCCTCTATCACCCAGGGTCCGATGAGTACTTGGTTAACGTTACTGCAAGGCTTAGTAAAAGCACTACGTGCAAGAGGGGCTGATTACAATCAAGAGATGGCACAACTCATCGACAAAGAGATAAAAACGGCGGAAGATTTAGATCGCATCATTGACCTATTACCAGAAGAGCTATTACACGCCAGTGACGCTGAGCTTGGTAACCCTCAACTGATGAGCCCTGCAGCATTAAAGCAGTGGTTGAGTAAAGTAAGAGCCGAGCAACTCGCGACCATAACTTAG
- a CDS encoding SpoIIE family protein phosphatase, with protein sequence MEAAALIKEILLVEDNKVMLLMMSQMLSSRGYQVVTAKHGLDALSQLESHPNIQLVLSDWMMPELNGIDLCYRLKSPEFGRYIFFVLLSGRDDKKSIVEGINAGANDFVAKDTNIDELDARLKAGFRTLELHNELVAKNIELDRAYATIKQDLESASELIQRMLPNQTSFKGTEINYTHIPSAQIGGDMLGCLQLDEEHIAIYLFDVAGHGVASALMSFSIQQSISSNSGTTSNVKRKKETDPFYSLIEPSEVISHLNQSYIGQDQNNLYFTMVYAVLNTKNGILTYAFAGHPPMIWLKKSQNCSEFIEQDSFVAGMFDFAEYKTEQVQLMPGDRVFLYSDGITEAEDRYKNQFAEAGLKQLVLAQSNTPRDQQTDSIVSTVSAWAGTTQFDDDISLLALEWQGE encoded by the coding sequence ATGGAGGCTGCAGCTTTGATTAAAGAGATCCTGCTCGTAGAAGACAACAAAGTTATGTTGTTGATGATGTCACAGATGCTGTCCTCTCGTGGGTATCAAGTCGTGACTGCAAAACACGGCCTAGATGCACTCTCCCAACTTGAATCACACCCCAACATTCAACTGGTTCTTAGCGACTGGATGATGCCGGAACTAAACGGCATCGATCTTTGTTATCGACTTAAATCACCAGAATTTGGACGCTATATCTTCTTCGTGCTTCTTTCAGGACGAGACGATAAAAAATCAATTGTGGAAGGTATTAATGCTGGTGCTAATGACTTTGTAGCAAAAGATACCAACATCGATGAGCTTGACGCTAGGCTAAAAGCAGGTTTTAGAACACTCGAATTACACAATGAGCTAGTGGCAAAAAATATCGAACTCGATCGAGCTTACGCCACCATTAAGCAAGATTTGGAATCGGCCAGCGAACTCATTCAACGTATGCTACCAAACCAAACAAGCTTTAAAGGCACTGAAATCAATTACACCCATATCCCCAGTGCACAGATTGGCGGCGACATGCTTGGCTGCTTGCAACTAGACGAAGAACATATTGCTATCTACCTCTTTGATGTCGCAGGCCACGGGGTTGCTTCAGCTTTAATGTCTTTTTCTATCCAGCAAAGCATTAGCTCAAACTCAGGCACCACGTCCAATGTCAAACGGAAGAAAGAAACCGATCCCTTTTACAGTCTTATTGAACCCAGCGAAGTTATCTCTCATCTGAATCAAAGTTATATCGGCCAAGATCAAAACAACCTGTACTTCACCATGGTGTATGCCGTACTCAACACCAAAAACGGCATACTTACCTACGCCTTTGCCGGCCATCCACCGATGATCTGGTTGAAGAAATCGCAGAACTGCAGTGAGTTTATCGAACAAGACAGCTTTGTTGCTGGCATGTTCGACTTTGCAGAATACAAAACAGAACAAGTGCAACTAATGCCGGGCGATAGAGTGTTTCTCTATTCTGATGGCATTACAGAAGCGGAAGATAGGTATAAAAATCAGTTCGCAGAAGCTGGCTTGAAGCAGCTCGTTTTAGCACAGAGCAATACCCCTAGAGACCAACAAACTGACAGCATAGTTAGCACAGTAAGTGCTTGGGCTGGCACAACACAGTTTGATGATGATATCAGTCTGCTTGCCCTTGAGTGGCAAGGCGAATAG
- a CDS encoding glycosyltransferase family 2 protein — protein sequence MDFYFSEFEKRTPPQPASYSASRELLYQYLATCNIALGIWYLVWRWGFALNYDAMWFSLPLAFAESCAFVGSVLFAFNLWKTSDEPIKSPPATINECINEPMDDRPIGVDIMFPTYDEEPELVALSIRDALNVRYPHEIETRIFILDDGRRPEMAQLAADMGVEYITRDNNVGYKAGNLRNALEQTYGDFIVICDADTRPFPSILENTLGYFKDPDVAWVQTPQWFFDLPAGERLPAWLKKRLGTPISWLGSAFEKIYGPVTLGRDPYANDPQMFYDVIQRRRNWANASFCCGAGSIHRREAVMEAALRSYSQQISKEHEEVEKQIRKLTKEKSVDKNISANLRQEIIFDTEFTPYKFHVSEDIYTSLILHGDTEREWRSIQHPQIESKMLSPQDLQSWTVQRFKYSGGSIDIFMNDNPLFKKGMSLKQKLMYGASFWSNLSAIWNIIFLACPIVYFLTSIAPVSAYDTTFYMHFLPFVITAELAMMVGTWGVAGYQGKTNFLSFFPVNLRALWTVLRGKKISFPTTPKSRQQGLFLHLVIPQIAVFALSLGSMAFAWYAYSSGSFGSYSLGGLILNSFWTINNMMAMWGMIAAACWSPPADDVPTTVETTKELDYGIE from the coding sequence ATGGACTTTTACTTCAGCGAGTTTGAAAAGCGAACTCCACCGCAACCTGCAAGCTATAGCGCATCAAGAGAGTTGCTATATCAATACTTAGCGACCTGTAATATTGCGCTCGGTATTTGGTATCTAGTGTGGCGCTGGGGGTTTGCGCTCAACTACGATGCGATGTGGTTTTCGCTGCCGCTGGCTTTTGCTGAGTCCTGTGCCTTTGTCGGCTCAGTGCTGTTTGCTTTTAACTTATGGAAAACCTCTGACGAACCCATAAAAAGCCCACCAGCCACGATAAATGAATGCATTAACGAGCCCATGGATGATAGACCCATTGGGGTCGATATCATGTTCCCCACCTATGATGAAGAGCCTGAATTAGTCGCTCTTAGTATCCGAGATGCCTTAAATGTACGTTATCCCCATGAAATAGAAACTCGGATTTTTATTCTTGATGATGGCCGTCGCCCTGAGATGGCACAACTCGCCGCCGACATGGGAGTCGAGTACATCACTCGTGATAATAATGTCGGCTACAAAGCTGGTAATTTGCGTAATGCACTTGAACAAACCTACGGTGACTTTATTGTTATTTGTGATGCCGATACCCGTCCTTTTCCGAGCATTTTAGAAAACACCTTAGGTTACTTTAAAGACCCCGATGTGGCTTGGGTACAAACACCTCAATGGTTTTTCGATCTACCCGCTGGCGAGAGATTGCCAGCTTGGCTCAAAAAACGCCTAGGCACACCGATTAGCTGGTTAGGCAGTGCATTTGAGAAAATCTATGGCCCAGTTACACTTGGGCGCGATCCCTACGCTAACGATCCGCAGATGTTTTACGACGTCATTCAGCGACGCCGTAATTGGGCCAATGCCTCATTTTGCTGTGGCGCAGGCTCAATACATCGCCGCGAAGCCGTTATGGAAGCTGCGCTGAGAAGTTATAGCCAACAGATCAGCAAAGAGCATGAAGAAGTAGAAAAGCAGATCCGTAAGCTTACTAAGGAGAAGAGTGTCGATAAGAATATCTCCGCTAATCTACGCCAAGAAATTATCTTCGATACAGAGTTCACTCCCTATAAGTTTCATGTTTCCGAAGACATCTACACCTCGCTTATTCTTCACGGTGATACCGAACGAGAATGGCGCTCCATTCAACATCCTCAAATCGAAAGCAAAATGCTATCTCCCCAGGATTTACAGAGCTGGACAGTACAACGCTTTAAATATTCAGGCGGCTCGATAGATATCTTCATGAATGATAACCCGCTATTTAAAAAAGGCATGAGCCTAAAACAGAAACTGATGTATGGCGCCAGCTTTTGGTCCAATCTATCCGCTATTTGGAACATTATCTTCTTGGCCTGCCCAATAGTGTACTTCCTTACCAGTATCGCCCCCGTTAGCGCCTACGACACTACGTTCTATATGCACTTTCTACCTTTTGTTATTACTGCAGAACTCGCGATGATGGTAGGTACCTGGGGAGTTGCGGGTTACCAAGGTAAAACAAACTTCCTCTCCTTTTTCCCAGTTAACTTGCGCGCGCTATGGACAGTACTGCGAGGCAAGAAGATAAGCTTCCCTACGACTCCAAAGAGCCGTCAACAAGGACTATTTCTTCACTTAGTGATCCCACAAATTGCTGTTTTCGCATTGAGTCTAGGCAGCATGGCTTTTGCTTGGTACGCATACAGCAGTGGCTCATTTGGCAGCTACTCTCTCGGAGGACTTATCCTCAATAGTTTTTGGACTATCAATAACATGATGGCTATGTGGGGCATGATTGCCGCTGCATGCTGGTCACCACCTGCGGATGATGTGCCCACCACCGTTGAAACAACCAAGGAGTTAGATTATGGAATCGAGTAG
- a CDS encoding STAS domain-containing protein (This anti-anti-sigma factor, or anti-sigma factor antagonist, belongs to a family that includes characterized members SpoIIAA, RsbV, RsfA, and RsfB.) translates to MQFDIIEKGQYTIVQINEGRFDAKLAPAFREQLEQIKGNIREHLVLDLGEVRFMDSSGLGAVMGAYKMLRNTKISIVNPQKPVTDLLKLTRMDKLILSHPTIEDALAPTA, encoded by the coding sequence ATGCAATTCGATATTATAGAAAAAGGCCAGTACACCATAGTTCAAATCAATGAAGGTCGTTTTGATGCAAAACTAGCCCCTGCATTCAGGGAGCAACTAGAGCAAATAAAAGGCAACATTCGTGAACATCTAGTGCTGGATTTAGGTGAGGTGCGCTTTATGGATAGCAGTGGTCTAGGAGCAGTAATGGGTGCCTACAAGATGCTGCGTAACACCAAGATAAGCATTGTTAATCCTCAAAAACCTGTGACTGATCTACTCAAACTTACCCGTATGGACAAGTTAATTCTCAGCCACCCAACAATTGAAGATGCACTGGCTCCAACCGCTTAA
- a CDS encoding DUF3131 domain-containing protein → MNESQLIRQGRHGELTEKEMGWANTAWLYFANNTQLSTGLVNSIDNYPTMDMTSLADYLIALQAARQFELISTKAHDERLTMAIDFLVTMPLTRQGVPNKVYSTSAGNMVDYGNQPSELGWSAIDIGRLLIALAITKQHNPEFSEYIDKAVLRWNFCALVSDKGELYGGNISNGQIHSFKEGRLGIEEYASYGYLDWQIIPKKTMMLEPYEVATINGIDLLFDGRDPRFFDVLRPVFSTPYLWLGLEFNWDDIDDLDSFDAQHTNAPLAAMADSIYQVQQSRWDVERIYTARAEHVVSGEPYFVYDAIYALGTPWITVAEDGSSHDHLALVSTRVAFQMWALWKTDYTERLITLVQELYHPQRGWYEGRYEISSAYEKSITLKTNAGVLEALLYKVNGKLYQAKENREYRDVRFNSRFDHPGKCLLETFDDT, encoded by the coding sequence GTGAATGAATCACAACTCATTCGCCAAGGTAGACACGGCGAGCTCACGGAGAAGGAAATGGGTTGGGCCAATACCGCTTGGTTGTATTTTGCCAATAATACTCAGCTCTCTACAGGGCTAGTCAATTCCATTGATAATTATCCCACCATGGATATGACCTCACTGGCAGATTATCTTATCGCGCTACAGGCCGCTCGCCAATTCGAGCTGATTTCAACTAAAGCCCATGATGAACGGCTCACGATGGCGATAGACTTTCTTGTCACAATGCCACTGACACGCCAAGGAGTTCCCAATAAAGTCTATTCAACTAGTGCGGGTAACATGGTGGACTACGGCAATCAACCCTCAGAGTTGGGCTGGTCAGCAATCGATATAGGTCGGTTACTCATCGCTTTGGCGATTACTAAACAGCACAACCCTGAATTTTCTGAGTATATTGATAAGGCCGTTCTGCGCTGGAACTTTTGTGCCTTAGTCTCTGATAAAGGCGAATTATATGGCGGTAATATCAGCAATGGTCAAATCCACAGCTTCAAAGAGGGTCGCTTAGGTATCGAAGAGTATGCTTCCTATGGCTATCTTGATTGGCAAATCATTCCCAAAAAAACGATGATGCTCGAGCCCTATGAAGTTGCAACCATCAATGGTATCGATCTGCTCTTTGATGGCAGAGATCCACGTTTTTTTGATGTGTTAAGACCCGTATTCAGCACTCCATACCTGTGGTTAGGACTTGAGTTTAATTGGGATGATATTGACGACCTAGATTCATTCGACGCGCAGCATACCAATGCCCCTCTCGCCGCAATGGCGGATTCTATCTACCAAGTCCAACAAAGTCGCTGGGATGTCGAGCGCATTTATACCGCGCGCGCCGAACATGTTGTCTCAGGAGAACCCTATTTTGTCTATGACGCTATTTACGCCTTAGGCACACCTTGGATCACAGTCGCTGAAGATGGCAGTAGTCACGACCATTTGGCACTCGTGTCCACCCGAGTCGCTTTTCAAATGTGGGCACTGTGGAAAACAGACTATACCGAGCGACTTATCACGCTAGTCCAAGAGCTTTACCATCCACAACGTGGCTGGTACGAAGGCCGCTATGAAATCTCAAGCGCTTACGAGAAAAGCATTACATTAAAAACCAATGCCGGAGTGCTTGAAGCCTTACTCTACAAGGTCAATGGCAAGCTTTACCAAGCAAAGGAAAATAGGGAATACCGCGACGTACGCTTCAACTCCCGCTTTGACCACCCAGGTAAATGCCTATTGGAGACCTTCGATGACACATAA
- a CDS encoding ATP-binding protein yields the protein MDVNTRTFHKEYLSSLEASREVAEDIVPYWNSLGVSELIIGQMELCLVEVVNNVFEHAYSNTEGDRFEAKSYLTPAQNLIIEISDFGHSMPSGVLEELLSADFVEPVADDPETWLQSKRGLKIIQELSDKLEYFSHQNRNTLKLQKSAS from the coding sequence ATGGATGTGAACACAAGGACGTTTCACAAAGAGTATCTCAGTAGCTTAGAGGCATCTAGAGAGGTCGCGGAAGACATAGTCCCTTACTGGAATAGCCTGGGGGTTAGCGAACTGATTATAGGCCAAATGGAGCTTTGCCTGGTTGAGGTTGTCAACAATGTTTTTGAGCATGCCTACAGCAATACCGAGGGCGATAGGTTTGAAGCTAAATCCTATCTGACTCCAGCTCAAAACCTGATTATAGAGATCTCTGATTTTGGTCACTCGATGCCAAGCGGTGTGCTTGAGGAGCTATTAAGTGCAGATTTTGTAGAACCGGTAGCCGATGACCCTGAAACTTGGTTGCAGAGCAAACGAGGGCTGAAGATCATTCAGGAGTTATCAGACAAGTTAGAGTACTTTTCACACCAAAACCGTAACACATTAAAGCTACAAAAAAGCGCAAGCTGA
- a CDS encoding DUF3131 domain-containing protein, with product MQFIIILCVALILVACGNSYQGFSNDIVKRHTHWDVPEQRSGELTEQEMEMATIAWQYFVNNYQESTGLVNAVNDYPSVTWWDASSYLAGMVSALEFGIIEKEEFDRRFIRFVATLNTLDLFMGELPNKAYNTQNAAKVDYANQPGEIGYSALDLGRLLIWLHIIKHRFPQFASAIDSAVLRWNFCNVVDETGTMFGALLEPGKPVQYLQEGRLGYEEYAAKGFELWGFNTKQALMPEPYATINMYGYDIPYDTRDPRKLKAHSYVVTESYVLDGIEFGWDVTSDRSAHDNNYSHQWVAEFALQIYRVQEKRYQETGIITARTEHQLDGAPYFVYDTIYTDGFAWNTISEVGAFLPQYSAVAIKGAMGMWVLWDTEYTDLLFEHVSHVYDREKGFYEGIFENGTGLINTFTSNNNGILLEILLFKKQGKLLQYQSTVAPSLWEKALQSPFGYEGQCLPRTAAAD from the coding sequence ATGCAATTTATTATAATTCTATGTGTCGCTCTAATACTCGTTGCATGCGGTAATAGCTATCAAGGCTTTTCAAATGACATAGTTAAGCGCCACACCCACTGGGATGTGCCCGAGCAACGTTCAGGTGAATTAACAGAGCAAGAGATGGAGATGGCCACCATTGCATGGCAGTACTTTGTCAATAATTACCAAGAGTCTACAGGTCTGGTTAATGCGGTAAACGATTATCCCTCGGTCACTTGGTGGGATGCTTCATCTTATTTGGCAGGCATGGTCAGTGCCCTTGAGTTTGGCATTATTGAAAAAGAGGAGTTCGATCGCCGCTTTATTCGTTTTGTTGCCACGCTCAATACCCTAGATCTTTTTATGGGCGAGCTGCCAAACAAAGCTTATAACACCCAAAATGCTGCCAAAGTAGACTATGCCAACCAACCTGGAGAAATCGGTTACTCAGCGCTCGATCTGGGCCGATTATTAATTTGGCTGCATATTATTAAGCATCGATTTCCGCAATTTGCGAGTGCTATCGACTCTGCTGTACTACGTTGGAACTTCTGCAATGTTGTCGATGAGACGGGGACTATGTTTGGTGCACTGTTAGAACCTGGCAAACCAGTACAATATTTACAAGAAGGTCGGTTAGGCTATGAAGAGTATGCAGCTAAAGGATTTGAGCTTTGGGGGTTTAACACCAAGCAAGCCTTGATGCCCGAGCCCTATGCCACCATTAACATGTATGGCTACGACATCCCTTACGACACCCGCGATCCACGCAAGCTAAAAGCTCATAGCTACGTAGTGACCGAAAGTTATGTGCTAGATGGAATTGAATTTGGTTGGGATGTCACCTCAGATCGTAGCGCACACGATAATAATTATAGCCATCAGTGGGTCGCAGAATTTGCACTACAGATCTATCGAGTACAAGAGAAACGCTACCAAGAAACTGGCATTATCACCGCAAGAACCGAGCATCAGCTCGACGGCGCACCTTACTTCGTTTACGACACCATTTATACCGATGGCTTTGCCTGGAACACTATTTCAGAAGTGGGTGCTTTCCTACCTCAATACTCAGCTGTTGCGATTAAGGGAGCCATGGGAATGTGGGTGTTGTGGGATACCGAGTATACCGACCTACTATTTGAACATGTCAGCCATGTTTATGATCGAGAGAAAGGTTTTTACGAGGGTATATTTGAGAATGGTACCGGGCTCATTAACACCTTTACTTCAAATAACAATGGAATTTTATTGGAGATTTTACTGTTTAAAAAACAAGGTAAGCTACTACAATATCAATCAACGGTTGCACCTAGCCTTTGGGAAAAAGCACTACAAAGTCCATTTGGATACGAAGGGCAATGCCTACCTAGAACTGCAGCAGCTGACTAG
- a CDS encoding DUF3131 domain-containing protein has product MESSSSFVKARHHIVFLAGLFTALAIAFTIETREYNQVMGNLSFTSSEPIPFRENRVLTDQEYQWAEIAWRYFENNYQDNTGLVNSVDGYPSTTMWDTASYLMALISAQRLNVITYDEFNLKMEKALTTLSRIPLVKDELPNKAYDTQTLKMVDYTNKPTADEYGIGWSAIDIGRILVPMNILIWQYPKFNKQVNSVLQHWKIGVMTQNGYMFGSRPAKSGPGLDLVQEGRIGYEEYASKALSLMGRDVFNALKYADYLKLIEIDGVDIPTDSRDPAKYHAHNYVVSESYILDSIEFGADSVSRIFAFRVYKAQEQRYKRSGIITAVSEDHIDQAPYFVYNTVFSDGKKWNAITDTGDDASDYRTLSTKAAFGWYALYDTPYADKLITGVESLYSDNKGWYSGLYEKTGEANTAITANTNGIVLESLAYIQYGALLNVGVEDQL; this is encoded by the coding sequence ATGGAATCGAGTAGCTCATTTGTAAAAGCCCGTCACCATATCGTGTTCTTAGCAGGGCTATTTACAGCACTCGCCATCGCTTTCACTATCGAAACCCGTGAATACAATCAGGTGATGGGAAATCTCTCCTTCACCTCTTCTGAACCGATACCGTTTAGGGAGAACCGGGTATTGACTGATCAAGAGTATCAATGGGCTGAAATCGCTTGGCGCTATTTTGAGAATAACTATCAAGACAATACAGGCTTAGTCAATTCAGTGGATGGCTACCCTTCAACAACTATGTGGGATACAGCCTCCTACCTAATGGCACTTATCTCTGCCCAACGGCTGAATGTGATCACTTACGATGAATTTAACTTAAAGATGGAAAAAGCCTTAACAACGCTATCGCGGATCCCACTGGTAAAGGATGAATTACCCAATAAAGCATACGATACGCAAACACTAAAAATGGTGGATTACACTAACAAGCCCACCGCCGACGAATATGGCATAGGGTGGTCTGCCATCGATATCGGCCGTATTCTGGTGCCGATGAATATCCTCATCTGGCAATACCCTAAATTCAATAAACAAGTAAACAGCGTATTACAGCATTGGAAAATTGGCGTGATGACTCAAAACGGCTATATGTTCGGCTCAAGACCAGCCAAATCCGGACCGGGGCTTGATTTAGTTCAAGAGGGTCGAATAGGCTATGAAGAATACGCATCCAAAGCTCTAAGTTTAATGGGGCGAGATGTATTCAATGCACTAAAGTATGCGGATTACCTCAAACTCATCGAAATAGACGGCGTCGATATCCCCACTGATAGCCGAGACCCTGCCAAGTATCATGCCCATAACTATGTGGTGAGTGAATCCTATATTCTCGACAGCATTGAGTTCGGCGCAGATAGTGTCTCCAGAATTTTTGCCTTTAGGGTCTATAAGGCACAAGAACAACGCTATAAACGCTCAGGCATAATCACCGCAGTCAGTGAAGATCATATTGATCAAGCCCCCTACTTCGTATACAACACAGTGTTTTCTGATGGTAAAAAGTGGAACGCGATTACCGATACTGGTGATGACGCCTCTGACTATAGAACCCTTTCCACTAAAGCAGCATTCGGCTGGTATGCACTTTATGACACCCCTTATGCCGATAAACTGATTACAGGTGTCGAATCACTCTATTCAGATAATAAAGGTTGGTACTCAGGGCTGTATGAGAAAACAGGCGAAGCTAACACGGCAATTACTGCCAATACCAATGGAATCGTCTTAGAGTCGCTAGCCTACATCCAATATGGCGCTTTACTCAACGTCGGCGTAGAAGACCAATTATAA